The following nucleotide sequence is from Pseudobutyrivibrio ruminis HUN009.
GTGAATTTGATGCCTCTGCAATAGTCTTTACCTTATCTGCAATACCCTGAACCTGAGAAACCATACCGTTAAGCTTCTCAGCTGTATCATTGGCAATAGCAATACCTTCCTGGACACTCTGAAGTGATGCATTAATAAGACCTGCTGTGTTTTGTGCAGCTTCTACAGTCTGACCTGCAAGCTGTGAAACCTCTGTAGCAACTACTGCAAATCCCTTACCAGCCTCACCTGCTCTTGCAGCCTCAATAGAAGCATTAAGAGAAAGAAGGTTTGTCTGATCAGCAATAGCATTGATAGTATCGATAATCTTTGAAATCTCCTGAGAAGATGCTGAAATTGCATCCATAGCATTAACAACATCCTGCATTCTCTGGTTTCCTTCAACGATATTCTGTGCAACCACTTCAACTTCCTTGGAAATCTGTGTTGCATCTGTTGAATTGCTTGAAATCTGATCTGTAATATTGTTAACAGTAACAGACAAATCTTCTACGATATTTGCCTGAGATGTAACTGTATCTGCAAGGTTCTGTCCAGCTCCCGCTATCTGATTTGCTCCATCAGATACCATATCAGATACTTCCATAATCTCTGTCATAGAATCTGAAATCTGCTGAGAGAATGACTCGATAGCTGTCTGAATTGCTCTGAAATCACCATCAAAATTCTTCTCAAAGCTAATATTGAAATTGCCATTTGCCATTGTAGACATCTTGTTTCCGATTTCATCAATATAGAATGACAATGAGTCTACGGCAGTTCTCAATTCATTTACAACCTTGCCAATTTCATTATCAGCTTCATAATCAATTTCTACATGTACATTGCCTTCTGCGATTTCCTCAGTAGCCTTCGCAAGTACTGCCAAATCATTTTCGATAGTTCTAATAAGTGTATTAGCCTTCTTCTTGCTGATTGAGCTTACAACTATAAGTCCACCTACAAGTACAACTACCCCAGCGACAATAATGAGCAGAATAGCTTTATACTTTCCTGCTGCAGCATTTTCCGCAAGTGTTCCTGTTTCATCAAGTGAATCAGCAAGAGTCTCTGAAACTTCATTCAATGTGGAATTATAATATTCCAATGCACCAGCGGCATCGCCTGCTTCCACCAAATCAAGCATCTCATATGATGCATCTTCAAATGCTTTCCAGTTTGTTGTAAGACGATTTCCCAATTCCTCGTTATTCAAATTTGCAGAAATTGTTGAGAAATAACCTTCAATCTTTGGAAATCTTTCCTCCAAGTCCTCTTTCTGCGCTGCAGTAACATCAGAATCGCTAGATGCAAGTGCAAAAAGAAGTCTCTTGTTAATTGTTTGGACATCTTTTCTTATTTCCATCTGGTATGTCTCTGTTACAAACTGGACATTATAGAAGCTATAGATATTTGCAAATACCAAGCCAAAAAATATCAGCATTATAACAGTTACAAGTAAAAACATTTGGATTGTAAATCCTGAGAAAATACCGAGTTGCCCAGCTATTGTAGCCTTGTCTCTTTTTAATCCTTTTTTAGCCTCCATTTTTTACCTCCGCTTTGAACTGTAGAATATTACACAGTTACCATTTAACGCTATTATAAAATAAAGATTTTGCATTATGGGATTTTTCACAACATGTTCATTAAAAGTTCTATTTTTGTTGATATAATGCTCCACAAGGAGCGAAAATTATGGATTTATCATTTATTAGACGACTTGGAGCATTCATATATACATTGATTCTTCTTTTATTCATAGGCTTCGGTTTTTGCTATTCTAACGAAGTCAAATATGAATATCGTGAGAATACTGTTTATTTCAGTGATTATTGGAAGGTAAATGGTAGAGTGATTACATTCCCTTATGGAAATCATGAAGAATTCACCATAACCAATACACTTCCCACAGTTTATGGGGATCAGATGCTGGTTCTGCGAGCTTATTATGACTCTTTCGAAGTAGCTATAGATGGAGATGTCATACTGGAGTCCAGAGATAATCTTCTTTTTGGCCACAAAACAAATATTGGCCAGAAGGAGATTTGGATACCACTGGAATACTCGTATAGCGGGCACAATATATCTGTAACTATTGATTTGCAGGATTCGCTCTACGGCTCCCAGTTAACAGAAGGGTTTATCACCACTCGCTCTTCATATGGCATCCATCAAATGCAGCAAAACATTCCTTCACTCATTTTGTTTGTTGTATTTACGGTAACCGGTGTTTTAGAAATGATAGTTGCCGGATACTATATAGTAAAACGTACTGCTTTGATTAGAAAGCTTACATTTGAAGCATTATTCTACGCCGGTGCTTTTTCCATAATATCTGCCCAATGGATTATTAATGAAACCCGAGTTCCATTTGTAATTTGGGGCCATATGACGGGGTTTTCAATATTAAATGTAATAGCCTTTATTCTAATGCCGATGATGTTCTTTGAATTATCCCGATCATTATTCATGCGAATCGGCAAAGTGGATAACATGATAGATGGCATCATCGCCCTTGCTATCGTGATAAGCTGTTTTCTTGCCACCATCGGAACAATTGAATGGGGTACTGTTGTATATGTAGCTCACGCCATCGATTTGCTTGTAATGGGCATGGTAGGCTACTACTCATTCACTACAGTAAAGGATGAGAAGAAAGCCCAAGTTAGTGCCGGTATCGCCGTTGCTAATTTTATCTTTCTTTTGTTTGCCGGTATCGCCATGGTTCAATATGTAAATCACATCGATTACAACTACTTACTTGTTGTTATCATTGATTTAATGATTTTCATTATGGTTCAGGTTGGCTTGATTTACCGTCGAATTGGACTGAATGTACGTGAAGAAAAAGAATTTGCCCAGGCAAAAGTTTACGCATACACCGATGAAATGACAAAGCTAGGCAATCGCCGCCATTTCTATGCTATAGTTGATGATTATGAAAAGCACAAGCTACCTAAGGATTTAACCTATTTGGCATTGGATGTAAACCGACTAAAATACACAAACGATACCTTGGGGCACGATGCCGGTGACGAATTGTTAATAGGTACAGCTGAATGTTTGCGCCGCGCCTTCAACACCTCTTCCACATGTACTATTGCCCGTATGGGCGGCGATGAGTTTGCTGTTCTTTTAGTTGCAAACGAGACAGAATTAAACAGAAGACTCTTCAATTTAAAACATTACCTTTCACATTGGAGAGGAAAGTATATCGACGGAATTTCGGTTTCTTTGGGATATGCCTCTGTACGAGAAGATCCTTATGCAACTGTAGATACACTTGCAAAGCTTTCTGATGAAAGAATGTACGAAGATAAAAAGCAATATTATGAGGAAACCGGTTTTGACCGCCGGTCCCCTCAATAACTGATACTATTTCACTAATCCAAATCCAAGGATTGTAAATTTATTTCGAATATCATCTGATTCAACACGAATCTCAACATGATGTGCCGCTGTAGTCTTTTGATTTACCAGTATCAATGGATTGCAGTGGCACCATCTGTTTACATATGGATCTAAGTCTCTAACAAACTCTCCATCCACATATGCCTTTGCAATAGCACCATCCACTTCGCCAGTATCCTTCATGATAACCACGAGAGCTTTACATTCCACATCTACCGTAAATACGTTATCAGTATTTTTGCTGCCATCATACATCCAGTTATATGGAAACTCTGGTGTCAGTTCCAAATCCAGTTCACGCTCAACGGACTGAAGGACTGTATCCGTATATACGAATCCGCCTGGATTGATTGTAAGCAAATCTGTGTTATCTTTTTTATCTACTAAAATCACATCATCAAATGAATTACCAATGGCAGGCTTTGCTTCAAAATCAGGATTATACTCCTTATCTATTGGAGCCTTTTTCATAATAGTCTCCATAAGATTTATGAGACAATCGGCCATAATTGTATGTCCCAAATTTGTTGGGTGGAACATATCATAGAAGAATTGATTCTTTGTAATAATTCTCTTAGTTCTATCATAAAACTGAGGAACCACAGAATCCTTCATACTAACCATAGGCAATTCATATCTAATTCCCACTGGCTTTAGTCTATCCTGAAGATTGAAATCATCTGCAAATACAGAGAACAGCAAAATCACCGCTGGCTCATAATCAAGCTTAAGAATCTTTCTTACAAGACTCTCATAGCAGTCGCCCTGTGTCTCATCCCCTTCATCATTTACAGCAAATTCAACGATTACAAGGTCCGGCTTTATCTTTCCATCATTGGTAACATCTCTATCAAATCGTAACATACCAAGCTCAGATGGAGTACCACCAACACCGGCTTTTACATAATGAATATTATCCCCATCCCCCAGAAGCTTCTTAAAGCCTACAAAAGACTTATAAGCATAACACTCTGTGTTTATAGGAGTGGCGCCTGCTCCCTGTGTGATTGAACCGCCGATATAGGCAATTGTCACATCCTTGCCGGCTTTCGCTTTTTCGATAAGTTTCCCAATGCGCTTCGTATTTCCAGTCTGCATCAGAGAATTTGAAATCATATCCTTATACTCTTTTGAATCCACATCTACAGGAGATTCCTCCTCCTGCTCCGGCGCCTCAAAACCGTCATTTAAATACAGACGCATTGTAATAAAGCCTCTAGCCTTTTCATCCTCCGATGTAAGAATAATCTGACCTGGCACATTGTCATCCTCAGTCCATTCCACATCCTTTAAGTACAATCTCTGCTCAGAACCATCAGCTGGAATGGTTGCATAAATATTTGCTCCTCCACCGTACTGGTCCTTTTTGCCATAGAATTGAAATCTAAAATCTATAGATTGGTTCTTGTCCTCCATTTCAATTGAAACACCAATACTATGTACAAGCTTTTTAAAACCATCTACTGTTTCAAGAAGCTTTAGCATCTCTTTATCATGCACGTTTCCTGTCACTTCCGCACTATTTGGCAATCTACATGCATCCTGATAAAGCTCCGTTCTCTTTCCATAAAACTCTTTTTCCTTCATAGTGAAGAAAAATCCCCTGTTCTTTTCTGGATCTGTTGGTGCTTTAACCATATTCCCCCACTCTCCTTACCTTACTTTTATTTTATGGTATAAAAAAAATCCCACATCATCTACACAAAATTTGCGATGAATGTGGGATAAATTGCTATTTCTAGTTATTAATTATTGCCCTTAAGAAGTGGTCTAAGTGGCTGATAGATTAAAATCGTAATGATTGCTGAAATCATGCCCTTTACAAATGTAAATGGTACATTGAAGAATAACAAGCACTGCTCAATTGAACTAATCTTTGCAAATGGAGCAACTACCTGATATGCTGCGATGATTGCTTCCTTTGACATAAAGTTGTAATACACTGGATAAACAATAAAAAGGTTTGATGGGAAGCTAATTGCACCCATAATCAAAGCACCAACAACAGCTCCTACAATCGCACGCCCCTTTGTCTTTTTTCTGTGATAAATCAAACCTGCTGGAAGCACAAAGCTTGCTCCCAAAATGAAGTTTGAAAGTTCGCCTACACCACCAGTCTGTGTCATTGTTAAATGAAGCAGATTCTTAATAAGACAAACGATAACGCCCCATACTGGTCCCAATGCAAAAGAAGCAATGAGCGCTGGAAGCTCAGATAAATCAAGCTTAATAAAGTTTGGCATAAGAGGAATAGCAGTATCTAAAAACATCAATACAAAAGCTGCTGCCGAAAGCATTGCTGTCACTGTCATATTCCTTACATTTACTCTGCTCTGCACCTTGTTACCTACTCCTTGTCCTGTCATTTGTGTTGAATCCATAATTCAATCCTCCTAAAAATAAAATATTATTAAAATTTAGGAAGTCTCCAAAAATTAATTGTACACAATATAATAGCCCTGAGATTACTCTCAGGGCTTAACTACTATATCGTTTCTTCTTTCATCCAGACTATACTGTCGGTACTGGAATCTCACCAGTTCGGCCCTAAGGCTCGCGGACTTTACCGCCGGTCAGGAATTGAAAACCACCGTTTTCGCACCTTGCCCTGAAGATTTCCTATTTAATTGAGTACAATATACTACACTTTCCCCCGCAGTGCAACCCCTATTTGGGGACCGCCAACTTGTTACGCCTACAAGCCTACTGAATTCTCCGCTCATATATTATTCGCTTGAGAATTAGTAGAGCTTGCTGTCTACAAGTTGGCTCCTCCCGTGGCCTGAAAGTGTAGATATTTCCCTACCGCTTTTAGGTATGGGAGAGACGGACAAACACTATTCTAAGTAATCATCTGTCTTAAACTAGCTTTGTATTTATTACTATTTGCTTTGGAAGGAGCTTAGTAAAACAAAAAGAGATATTTGATATGGATTGGCAGCTGCCGCTAGGATGGCGGCAGCAGTGGTCACTTGAAACACGATGTTGAATGTGCCACGGTGCCAATACATACAAATATCTCTTTTTTAGTTTTACTTAGTGAATGTAGTAGCAAAAGTAATAATACAAAGACTAGTTAAGACTAGATGATTATGTAAACTCCATTGTCCGTCTCCCCCATACCTTTCCTACGCGTGCTCCTTGAGTGCGTAGGCGATGTTGATGGCGTGGTCGGCACATCGCTCCAGGTCGGTAACCATGTCGGAGAAGATTACACCGGCAACAGGTTCGCATTTGTTCTCCATGAGACGCTCTACGTGGTGGTTGATG
It contains:
- a CDS encoding methyl-accepting chemotaxis protein, with the protein product MEAKKGLKRDKATIAGQLGIFSGFTIQMFLLVTVIMLIFFGLVFANIYSFYNVQFVTETYQMEIRKDVQTINKRLLFALASSDSDVTAAQKEDLEERFPKIEGYFSTISANLNNEELGNRLTTNWKAFEDASYEMLDLVEAGDAAGALEYYNSTLNEVSETLADSLDETGTLAENAAAGKYKAILLIIVAGVVVLVGGLIVVSSISKKKANTLIRTIENDLAVLAKATEEIAEGNVHVEIDYEADNEIGKVVNELRTAVDSLSFYIDEIGNKMSTMANGNFNISFEKNFDGDFRAIQTAIESFSQQISDSMTEIMEVSDMVSDGANQIAGAGQNLADTVTSQANIVEDLSVTVNNITDQISSNSTDATQISKEVEVVAQNIVEGNQRMQDVVNAMDAISASSQEISKIIDTINAIADQTNLLSLNASIEAARAGEAGKGFAVVATEVSQLAGQTVEAAQNTAGLINASLQSVQEGIAIANDTAEKLNGMVSQVQGIADKVKTIAEASNSQAASVKEMSANISEISSVGQNNAATSEESLALSYEMNEHADSLKGLVERFELKK
- a CDS encoding GGDEF domain-containing protein, which encodes MDLSFIRRLGAFIYTLILLLFIGFGFCYSNEVKYEYRENTVYFSDYWKVNGRVITFPYGNHEEFTITNTLPTVYGDQMLVLRAYYDSFEVAIDGDVILESRDNLLFGHKTNIGQKEIWIPLEYSYSGHNISVTIDLQDSLYGSQLTEGFITTRSSYGIHQMQQNIPSLILFVVFTVTGVLEMIVAGYYIVKRTALIRKLTFEALFYAGAFSIISAQWIINETRVPFVIWGHMTGFSILNVIAFILMPMMFFELSRSLFMRIGKVDNMIDGIIALAIVISCFLATIGTIEWGTVVYVAHAIDLLVMGMVGYYSFTTVKDEKKAQVSAGIAVANFIFLLFAGIAMVQYVNHIDYNYLLVVIIDLMIFIMVQVGLIYRRIGLNVREEKEFAQAKVYAYTDEMTKLGNRRHFYAIVDDYEKHKLPKDLTYLALDVNRLKYTNDTLGHDAGDELLIGTAECLRRAFNTSSTCTIARMGGDEFAVLLVANETELNRRLFNLKHYLSHWRGKYIDGISVSLGYASVREDPYATVDTLAKLSDERMYEDKKQYYEETGFDRRSPQ
- a CDS encoding ECF transporter S component translates to MDSTQMTGQGVGNKVQSRVNVRNMTVTAMLSAAAFVLMFLDTAIPLMPNFIKLDLSELPALIASFALGPVWGVIVCLIKNLLHLTMTQTGGVGELSNFILGASFVLPAGLIYHRKKTKGRAIVGAVVGALIMGAISFPSNLFIVYPVYYNFMSKEAIIAAYQVVAPFAKISSIEQCLLFFNVPFTFVKGMISAIITILIYQPLRPLLKGNN
- a CDS encoding SGNH/GDSL hydrolase family protein, coding for MVKAPTDPEKNRGFFFTMKEKEFYGKRTELYQDACRLPNSAEVTGNVHDKEMLKLLETVDGFKKLVHSIGVSIEMEDKNQSIDFRFQFYGKKDQYGGGANIYATIPADGSEQRLYLKDVEWTEDDNVPGQIILTSEDEKARGFITMRLYLNDGFEAPEQEEESPVDVDSKEYKDMISNSLMQTGNTKRIGKLIEKAKAGKDVTIAYIGGSITQGAGATPINTECYAYKSFVGFKKLLGDGDNIHYVKAGVGGTPSELGMLRFDRDVTNDGKIKPDLVIVEFAVNDEGDETQGDCYESLVRKILKLDYEPAVILLFSVFADDFNLQDRLKPVGIRYELPMVSMKDSVVPQFYDRTKRIITKNQFFYDMFHPTNLGHTIMADCLINLMETIMKKAPIDKEYNPDFEAKPAIGNSFDDVILVDKKDNTDLLTINPGGFVYTDTVLQSVERELDLELTPEFPYNWMYDGSKNTDNVFTVDVECKALVVIMKDTGEVDGAIAKAYVDGEFVRDLDPYVNRWCHCNPLILVNQKTTAAHHVEIRVESDDIRNKFTILGFGLVK